The following are encoded together in the Anaerostipes caccae L1-92 genome:
- a CDS encoding PGRP and LysM peptidoglycan-binding domain-containing protein translates to MEIKISEAGNSKKYIKVPLLPEELSYSSTTRFQEYEILDLGEVKLPRGRNLSTVSWEGIFPAVSRDTLSFVKKQNTALNSPSYYINYIQDWKKNHKKLNLEIPGTTLKKLPVYIEEFSYHIASLGDYNYSISLVEAADLSLNKTVKKRASGKSTKKYKVRTNKETLRDIAKKFYGDGQKYKTIYKANKSLIDKKNASQRKKGIKTKPYQIYQGQVLTIPSVSGSSKKKTSVVALQKAINKDKYAKLSVNGKLDAKTKNAMKKIVIRSGKRGEVVKFVQGKVGTTKDGICGSKTVKAIKAYQRKHNLKVDGMAGYNTLIKMVS, encoded by the coding sequence ATGGAAATTAAAATATCAGAGGCAGGCAATTCCAAGAAATATATAAAAGTACCCTTACTTCCGGAAGAACTGTCTTATTCAAGTACAACGAGGTTTCAGGAGTATGAAATATTAGACCTGGGGGAAGTAAAACTGCCCAGGGGAAGAAACTTAAGTACGGTAAGCTGGGAAGGAATCTTCCCGGCTGTTTCAAGGGATACGTTGTCCTTTGTAAAGAAACAGAATACAGCACTTAACAGCCCAAGCTATTATATCAATTATATTCAGGACTGGAAGAAAAATCACAAGAAGCTGAATTTGGAAATTCCCGGTACGACGTTAAAGAAACTGCCGGTATATATCGAAGAGTTTAGTTATCATATCGCTTCTCTGGGCGATTACAATTATTCTATTTCTTTAGTGGAGGCGGCAGACCTTTCCTTAAATAAGACAGTGAAAAAAAGGGCATCGGGTAAAAGTACGAAAAAATATAAGGTCAGAACGAATAAAGAGACTCTGAGGGACATTGCGAAAAAGTTTTATGGAGACGGCCAAAAATATAAGACAATATATAAGGCCAATAAATCACTGATTGATAAGAAAAATGCCAGCCAAAGAAAAAAGGGAATCAAAACAAAACCATATCAGATTTATCAAGGACAGGTCCTTACAATCCCGAGTGTTTCTGGTTCATCCAAGAAAAAAACTTCGGTAGTTGCACTCCAAAAAGCAATTAACAAAGATAAATATGCAAAATTATCTGTGAATGGAAAACTGGATGCAAAAACAAAAAATGCAATGAAAAAGATTGTGATCAGAAGCGGAAAAAGAGGAGAAGTCGTAAAATTTGTTCAGGGAAAAGTGGGAACCACAAAAGATGGTATATGTGGTTCAAAAACCGTAAAAGCCATTAAAGCCTACCAGAGAAAGCATAACCTTAAGGTGGACGGCATGGCAGGATATAACACTTTGATAAAAATGGTGAGTTAG
- a CDS encoding baseplate J/gp47 family protein: MDEEILENLEEELEDDDFQIPKFLEESSEEEVHKRMLDNLQKDLDTSEGGYVYDLTKPTAIEVSRMKEFELVEALKLIWPRFAEGIYLDYHAETRGLERKEAINAKGILRIEGQAGTLIPEGAVFTTESINDEPEKEYETLMEVQIAEEGFVDVEIQSVEAGLSGNSGENTVILQGDIIEGINTVTNPAPIAGGLEAEEDESLRERIMEYDQTQGDSFVGNMNDYKRWALSVEGTGNARIVSPEDGSGIVTIYLTSSDGKPATKDLCLEVQNYIMRPDNPDERLAPVNSIVNVEPAAELSIAVKAVVQLKDNTMENVRETFIKSMQEYLTTAETDGEIRYTKIANILGSTAGVYDFSNLTVNSGQVNIPIEGGKIPVLDLQNLELTE, encoded by the coding sequence ATGGATGAAGAAATTTTAGAGAATTTAGAGGAAGAATTAGAAGATGATGATTTTCAGATCCCTAAGTTTCTTGAGGAATCCAGTGAGGAAGAGGTCCATAAAAGAATGCTGGATAACCTGCAGAAGGATCTGGATACATCAGAAGGCGGGTATGTTTATGATTTAACCAAACCGACAGCCATCGAAGTTTCCCGAATGAAAGAATTTGAACTGGTAGAGGCCCTCAAATTGATCTGGCCGAGATTTGCTGAGGGAATTTATTTGGATTATCATGCGGAAACAAGAGGATTAGAAAGAAAAGAAGCAATCAATGCAAAAGGAATTCTTCGTATCGAAGGACAGGCCGGCACGCTCATACCTGAGGGTGCTGTTTTTACGACAGAAAGTATAAATGATGAACCTGAGAAAGAGTATGAGACTTTAATGGAAGTCCAGATTGCAGAAGAAGGTTTTGTGGATGTAGAGATTCAGAGTGTGGAGGCCGGATTATCTGGAAACAGTGGTGAGAATACAGTCATTCTGCAGGGAGACATCATCGAAGGAATCAACACGGTTACAAATCCTGCTCCGATTGCAGGCGGTTTGGAAGCAGAGGAAGATGAGAGCCTGAGAGAAAGGATCATGGAATATGACCAGACACAAGGGGATTCGTTCGTGGGAAATATGAACGACTATAAACGCTGGGCTTTATCTGTGGAAGGGACCGGGAATGCCAGGATTGTCAGCCCGGAAGACGGAAGCGGAATCGTAACCATCTATTTGACAAGTTCAGATGGAAAACCTGCGACAAAGGACTTATGTCTGGAAGTTCAGAATTATATCATGAGGCCGGATAATCCGGATGAACGGCTGGCGCCTGTCAACTCCATAGTAAATGTAGAACCAGCGGCAGAACTTTCTATTGCGGTGAAAGCGGTTGTCCAGCTAAAAGATAATACAATGGAAAACGTCAGAGAAACATTTATAAAAAGCATGCAGGAATACTTAACAACAGCGGAGACTGACGGGGAAATCAGATATACGAAGATAGCTAATATTTTGGGAAGTACAGCCGGGGTTTATGATTTCAGCAATCTTACTGTAAATTCCGGGCAGGTGAATATTCCGATTGAAGGCGGAAAGATCCCGGTATTAGATCTTCAAAATCTGGAGCTGACAGAATAG
- a CDS encoding XkdQ/YqbQ family protein, with product MAGSLEHPLYRCLIKTKKANYNVSNLLTSLTTSQNNEELAQSVSITIPNIKDKNKYLYNNITVRDSLYLYCDTGSGYKEIFRGIIWEKDYTSDVTKDLNLMAYDRLIYLQNSQDNFFFSKGKNTKTILQTICKRWGIKLNFQYKSIKHKRKIIREETISDAILSILDEVKKKTGTKYVIYCEKGVLTIRKRAYNKKIYTLNQKDSALSQNTRVTMDGMVTKVAIYREQESEKKELPPKKVTVVKGNTSRYGTLQQIIVRDSDDKKSAHAKKEAKEILKEQGKPIYERTLEAVDNPYIKKGHRIKSSAGALEGYYTVIGIEHDCFNGTMSLEVET from the coding sequence ATGGCAGGATCATTAGAGCATCCGTTATACAGGTGTCTGATAAAAACAAAAAAAGCGAATTATAACGTTTCAAATCTGCTGACGAGCCTTACAACGTCACAAAACAATGAGGAACTGGCTCAAAGCGTTTCCATTACGATTCCAAATATAAAAGATAAGAACAAATATCTATATAATAACATTACAGTCCGGGATTCGTTATACCTGTATTGTGATACCGGAAGCGGTTACAAGGAAATATTCAGAGGAATCATATGGGAGAAAGATTATACGAGTGATGTGACAAAGGATCTGAATTTAATGGCATATGACCGGCTGATCTATCTGCAGAATTCACAGGATAATTTTTTCTTTTCAAAAGGAAAAAATACGAAGACCATTCTTCAGACAATTTGTAAGCGATGGGGAATCAAATTAAACTTTCAGTATAAAAGTATCAAACATAAGAGGAAGATCATCAGGGAAGAGACTATTTCTGATGCCATACTTTCGATTTTGGATGAAGTGAAGAAAAAGACAGGAACGAAATATGTGATCTACTGTGAAAAAGGAGTTTTGACCATACGGAAGAGGGCATACAACAAGAAGATTTATACATTAAATCAAAAGGACTCCGCGTTGTCACAGAATACAAGAGTTACCATGGATGGAATGGTGACAAAGGTGGCGATTTACCGGGAACAGGAGTCAGAGAAAAAGGAGCTTCCGCCAAAAAAGGTGACAGTAGTCAAAGGAAATACATCCCGTTATGGTACACTTCAGCAAATTATTGTGAGAGACTCAGATGATAAGAAGTCTGCCCATGCAAAGAAAGAAGCAAAAGAAATTTTGAAAGAACAAGGGAAACCAATATATGAACGTACTCTTGAAGCAGTAGATAATCCATATATTAAAAAGGGCCACAGGATTAAAAGCAGTGCAGGAGCTCTGGAAGGTTATTATACCGTTATCGGAATCGAACATGACTGCTTCAATGGAACAATGAGCTTGGAGGTGGAGACCTGA
- a CDS encoding DUF2634 domain-containing protein yields the protein MANLFPEDMEDEDLELEQLEEQIDEEPVGYKPSVCFDDGLEDFKRDGSMKLVECSGLEAWIQWCKKVIQTKRYVCQAYSDDIGIDIEQAFQAGSREEAESILENEIVEALEADPYGRTEFVQSVTFQWKNPDSVEVLCKVIGIDSNEAELQAVIER from the coding sequence ATGGCCAATCTTTTTCCTGAGGATATGGAAGATGAGGATTTAGAATTAGAACAGTTGGAAGAACAAATAGATGAGGAACCGGTGGGTTACAAACCAAGCGTCTGTTTTGATGACGGATTAGAAGACTTTAAAAGGGACGGATCTATGAAACTGGTAGAATGCAGCGGTCTGGAGGCATGGATACAGTGGTGCAAAAAAGTTATTCAGACAAAAAGATATGTATGTCAGGCATACAGCGATGATATCGGAATTGATATTGAACAGGCTTTTCAGGCAGGGTCCAGAGAAGAAGCAGAAAGTATATTGGAAAATGAAATCGTGGAGGCCTTGGAAGCAGATCCGTATGGAAGGACTGAGTTTGTACAGTCTGTCACATTTCAGTGGAAAAATCCTGATTCAGTAGAAGTACTTTGTAAAGTCATTGGTATTGATTCAAATGAAGCAGAACTGCAGGCGGTAATTGAGAGATAG